One stretch of Streptomyces sp. NBC_01142 DNA includes these proteins:
- a CDS encoding tRNA (adenine-N1)-methyltransferase produces MSEPTGAARRRGPFKVGDQVQLTDPKGRHYTFTLEAGKNFHTHKGSFPHDELIGAPEGSVVRTTGNVAYLALRPLLPDYVLSMPRGAAVVYPKDAGQILAFADIFPGARVVEAGVGSGSLSSFLLRAIGDHGMLHSYERREDFAEIAQQNVERYFGGPHPAWQLTVGDLQDNLTDADVDRVILDMLAPWECLEAVSKALVPGGILCCYVATTTQLARTVESIREVGCFAEPQPWESMIRNWHVEGLAVRPDHRMIGHTGFLVTARRLADGVEPPMRRRRPAKGAYGEDYDGPNKG; encoded by the coding sequence ATGTCCGAACCGACCGGTGCCGCCCGCCGACGTGGGCCCTTCAAGGTCGGGGACCAGGTCCAGCTCACCGACCCCAAGGGACGCCACTACACGTTCACGCTCGAGGCCGGGAAGAATTTCCACACCCACAAGGGTTCCTTCCCCCACGACGAGCTGATCGGTGCTCCCGAGGGCAGTGTTGTCCGTACCACGGGAAACGTCGCCTACCTCGCGCTGCGCCCCCTGCTCCCCGACTATGTCCTGTCCATGCCCCGCGGTGCCGCCGTGGTCTACCCCAAGGACGCGGGGCAGATCCTGGCCTTCGCCGACATCTTCCCCGGCGCGCGCGTCGTCGAGGCGGGGGTGGGTTCCGGCTCGCTCAGCAGCTTCCTGCTGCGCGCCATCGGGGACCACGGCATGCTCCACTCCTACGAGCGCCGCGAGGACTTCGCCGAGATCGCCCAGCAGAACGTGGAGCGCTACTTCGGCGGTCCGCACCCGGCCTGGCAGCTGACCGTCGGCGACCTTCAGGACAACCTGACCGACGCCGACGTCGACCGCGTGATCCTGGACATGCTCGCCCCCTGGGAGTGCCTGGAGGCCGTCTCCAAGGCGCTGGTGCCCGGCGGCATCCTCTGCTGCTACGTCGCGACCACCACCCAGCTGGCACGGACCGTGGAGTCCATCCGTGAGGTCGGATGCTTCGCCGAGCCGCAGCCCTGGGAGTCGATGATCCGCAACTGGCACGTCGAAGGCCTGGCCGTCCGCCCGGACCACCGGATGATCGGCCACACCGGCTTCCTCGTCACCGCCCGTCGTCTCGCGGACGGTGTGGAGCCCCCGATGCGCCGCCGTCGTCCCGCCAAGGGTGCGTACGGCGAGGACTACGACGGTCCCAATAAGGGCTGA
- a CDS encoding site-2 protease family protein, which produces MNEDDTSGERERPQSGTGGVNPDGGKPRRSDGPGGGILMGRPFGVPVYVAPSWFIVAALITWVFGDQIDRVLPELGAARYLVSLFFAVAFYASVLVHELAHTVAALRFKLPVRRIQLQFFGGVSEIEKESESPGREFILAFVGPLLSLVLSGVFYLGMKAVDPGTVPGVLLAGLMISNLIVAAFNLLPGLPLDGGRMLRAVVWKITGKPMAGTVAAAWVGRALAVAVLIGLPLLTHTGALGNATEDIGGMETVMDALLAAILAAIIWTGAGNSLRMARLREHLPELEARTLTRRAVPVESDTPLSEALRRANEAGARALVVVDGHGDPKALVREAAIVGVPEHRRPWVAVSGLAQELTEGMKVSAELAGEALLERLRSSPATEYLVVEETGEIYGVLSTADVERAFVAAMARPSS; this is translated from the coding sequence GTGAACGAGGACGACACGAGCGGCGAGCGCGAGCGGCCGCAGTCCGGTACGGGGGGAGTGAACCCCGACGGCGGCAAGCCGCGGCGCTCCGACGGCCCCGGTGGCGGCATCCTGATGGGCCGACCCTTCGGTGTGCCGGTGTACGTCGCCCCCAGCTGGTTCATCGTCGCCGCCCTCATCACCTGGGTCTTCGGCGACCAGATCGACCGCGTGCTCCCCGAGCTGGGCGCAGCCCGCTACCTCGTCTCACTCTTCTTCGCGGTCGCCTTCTACGCCTCCGTGCTCGTGCACGAACTGGCCCACACCGTCGCCGCGCTGCGCTTCAAACTTCCGGTGCGCCGCATCCAGCTCCAGTTCTTCGGCGGCGTCTCGGAGATCGAGAAGGAGTCCGAGAGCCCCGGCCGCGAATTCATCCTCGCCTTCGTCGGACCACTGCTCTCCCTCGTTCTGTCCGGCGTCTTCTACCTCGGGATGAAGGCCGTCGATCCCGGCACCGTCCCCGGGGTGCTGCTCGCCGGGCTGATGATCTCCAATCTCATCGTCGCCGCGTTCAATCTGCTTCCCGGTCTGCCGCTGGACGGCGGCCGGATGCTGCGCGCCGTCGTCTGGAAGATCACCGGCAAGCCGATGGCAGGTACCGTCGCGGCTGCCTGGGTCGGCCGCGCGCTCGCCGTCGCCGTCCTGATCGGACTCCCGCTGCTCACCCACACCGGCGCACTCGGCAACGCGACCGAGGACATCGGCGGCATGGAGACCGTCATGGACGCGCTGCTCGCCGCGATCCTCGCCGCGATCATCTGGACCGGGGCCGGCAACAGCCTGCGCATGGCGCGGCTGCGTGAACACCTCCCGGAGCTCGAGGCCCGCACGCTCACCAGACGTGCCGTCCCCGTCGAGTCCGACACCCCGCTCTCCGAGGCCCTGCGCCGCGCCAACGAGGCCGGCGCCCGTGCCCTGGTAGTCGTCGACGGTCACGGCGACCCGAAGGCCCTGGTCCGCGAGGCGGCCATCGTCGGCGTCCCCGAGCACCGCCGCCCCTGGGTGGCCGTCAGCGGCCTCGCCCAGGAGCTCACCGAAGGCATGAAGGTGTCGGCCGAACTCGCGGGCGAGGCACTCCTCGAGAGGCTCAGGTCCTCCCCGGCGACCGAGTACCTCGTGGTCGAGGAGACGGGCGAGATCTACGGCGTCCTGTCCACGGCCGACGTGGAGCGCGCCTTCGTGGCCGCCATGGCAAGGCCGTCTTCCTAG
- a CDS encoding RecB family exonuclease: MSTSQQPTSLSPSRASDFMQCPLLYRFRVIDKLPEKPSEAATRGTLVHAVLERLFDDPAAERTVPRARAMVPGQWTRLLETKPELAELFAGDAEGERLKGWLGEAEQLVERWFSLEDPTRLEPAEREMFVETELESGLRLRGVIDRVDVAPTGEVRIVDYKTGKAPRPEYSEGALFQMKFYALVVWRLKAVVPRRLQLVYLGSGDVVTYDPVLADLERMERKLLALWEAIRQATETGDWRPRPTKLCGWCDHQAVCPEFGGTPPVYPLSISPAESAEDGQGRMGPV, encoded by the coding sequence ATGAGTACAAGTCAGCAGCCCACATCGCTGTCACCGTCGCGGGCGAGCGACTTCATGCAGTGTCCCCTGCTGTACCGGTTCCGGGTGATCGACAAGCTGCCGGAGAAGCCCAGTGAGGCAGCTACCCGCGGCACGCTGGTGCACGCCGTCCTGGAGCGGCTCTTCGACGACCCGGCGGCGGAGCGTACGGTTCCGCGGGCCAGGGCCATGGTTCCCGGCCAGTGGACCCGGCTGCTGGAGACGAAGCCGGAGCTGGCCGAGCTGTTCGCCGGGGATGCCGAGGGCGAGCGGCTGAAGGGCTGGCTGGGCGAGGCGGAGCAGCTGGTCGAGCGGTGGTTCTCGCTGGAGGACCCGACTCGCCTGGAGCCGGCCGAGCGCGAGATGTTCGTCGAGACGGAGCTGGAATCCGGGCTGCGGCTGCGCGGAGTCATCGACCGGGTCGACGTGGCGCCCACCGGCGAGGTGCGGATCGTCGACTACAAGACGGGGAAGGCTCCGCGCCCGGAGTACAGCGAGGGCGCGCTGTTCCAGATGAAGTTCTACGCGCTGGTGGTGTGGCGGCTGAAGGCCGTCGTTCCGCGGCGGCTTCAGCTGGTGTATCTGGGCAGCGGCGATGTGGTGACGTACGACCCGGTCCTGGCGGACCTGGAGCGCATGGAGCGCAAGCTGCTGGCGCTGTGGGAGGCGATCAGGCAGGCCACCGAGACGGGCGACTGGCGGCCGCGGCCGACCAAGCTGTGCGGCTGGTGCGACCACCAGGCAGTCTGTCCGGAATTCGGCGGCACTCCCCCGGTCTATCCGCTGAGCATTTCCCCGGCCGAGTCGGCAGAGGATGGCCAGGGCAGAATGGGCCCGGTCTAA
- a CDS encoding response regulator transcription factor, producing MAIRVLLVDDQPLLRTGFRMILEAEQDLAVVGEAGDGLQALDQVRALQPDVVLMDIRMPRMDGVEATRQITGPGRDGPAKVLVLTTFDLDEYVVEALRAGASGFLLKDAPANELVQAIRVVAAGEAMLAPSITRRLLDKYADHLPSGDEQVPNTLHTLTEREVEVLKLVARGLSNAEIAADLFVSETTVKTHVGHVLTKLSLRDRVQAAVYAYESGLVRPGAQ from the coding sequence GTGGCTATCCGCGTCCTACTGGTCGATGACCAACCGCTGCTGCGTACCGGTTTCCGGATGATCCTGGAGGCGGAGCAGGACCTCGCGGTCGTCGGCGAGGCCGGGGACGGCCTCCAGGCTCTCGACCAGGTGCGCGCGCTGCAGCCCGATGTGGTGCTGATGGACATCCGGATGCCGCGTATGGACGGGGTCGAGGCGACCCGGCAGATCACCGGGCCCGGCCGGGACGGTCCGGCGAAGGTGCTGGTGCTGACCACCTTCGACCTCGATGAGTACGTGGTGGAGGCGTTGCGCGCCGGGGCGAGCGGCTTCCTGCTCAAGGACGCGCCCGCCAATGAACTGGTGCAGGCGATCCGGGTGGTCGCGGCGGGCGAGGCGATGCTGGCGCCGAGCATTACGCGTCGGCTGCTCGACAAGTACGCGGACCATCTGCCGTCCGGCGACGAGCAGGTTCCGAACACGCTGCACACGCTGACCGAGCGTGAGGTGGAGGTGCTCAAGCTGGTCGCGCGGGGACTGTCCAACGCCGAGATCGCCGCGGATCTCTTCGTCAGTGAGACCACCGTGAAGACGCATGTGGGCCATGTGCTGACGAAGCTGAGTCTGCGCGACCGTGTGCAGGCCGCGGTGTACGCGTACGAGAGCGGTCTGGTGCGCCCCGGCGCCCAGTGA
- a CDS encoding ABC transporter substrate-binding protein yields MKARNKWLTAPLAAGLAAGLLSGCGTQKDGADAGDTNSLVIGMSDEILATDPAAGYDPGSWLLFNNVFQSLMSFPKGSSTPEPEAAESCTFDKGGSTVYRCTLRDGLKFSNGNSLTSEDVKFSFERVQKIASDAGPMPLLSTIDKIKTPDEKTVVFELKVPDATFPSKIASGAGSIVDHREYQADALRTDGKAVGSGPYKLDSYGKDEAGFSINSDYKGTAKAQNSGVTLKFFHSDQKALASALGEGQVDVAYRGLPADDIAELHGSASADDQGIEVVEGTSAEVQHLVFNVKHPVVGKLGVRKAIAHLIDRDALVRDVYQSTATPLYSIVPAGVTGHNTAFFDLYGGSPQPERAKQALRDAGITDKVKLTLWSTPSRYGPATDQEFKTIAKQLNDSGLFDATVKSVSFEQYEKDIAAGKYGVYVKGWIPDYPDADNFTQPFFGQGNVLGNYYENTQITDSILPETAGLADRSATERLYGKLQDLVAAELPILPLWQGKQYAVAHGTVTGLEWTLDASTVFRFWEIKKV; encoded by the coding sequence GTGAAGGCACGTAACAAGTGGCTGACGGCCCCGCTCGCGGCGGGGCTGGCGGCCGGTCTGTTGAGCGGCTGTGGCACCCAGAAGGATGGCGCTGACGCCGGCGACACCAACTCGCTGGTCATAGGAATGTCGGACGAGATCCTGGCCACCGACCCGGCGGCAGGCTACGACCCGGGTTCCTGGCTGTTGTTCAACAACGTCTTCCAGTCGCTGATGAGCTTCCCCAAGGGCAGTTCCACCCCGGAGCCGGAGGCGGCCGAGAGCTGCACCTTCGACAAGGGCGGCAGCACGGTCTACCGCTGCACACTGCGCGACGGGCTGAAGTTCAGCAACGGCAACAGCCTGACGTCGGAGGACGTGAAGTTCTCCTTCGAGCGTGTGCAGAAGATCGCCAGCGACGCGGGCCCCATGCCTCTGCTCTCCACCATCGACAAGATCAAGACGCCGGACGAGAAGACCGTCGTCTTTGAGCTGAAGGTCCCCGACGCCACCTTCCCGAGCAAGATCGCCTCGGGTGCCGGCTCCATCGTTGACCACCGCGAGTACCAGGCCGACGCCCTGCGCACCGACGGCAAGGCCGTCGGCTCGGGCCCGTACAAGCTTGATTCGTACGGCAAGGACGAGGCGGGCTTCTCGATCAACTCCGACTACAAGGGCACCGCCAAGGCGCAGAACTCGGGCGTCACCCTGAAGTTCTTCCACAGCGACCAGAAGGCGCTGGCATCCGCGCTCGGTGAAGGCCAGGTCGACGTCGCCTACCGAGGACTGCCGGCGGACGACATCGCCGAACTCCACGGCTCGGCCTCGGCCGACGACCAGGGCATCGAGGTCGTCGAGGGAACCAGCGCAGAGGTGCAGCACCTGGTCTTCAACGTCAAGCACCCGGTCGTCGGCAAGCTCGGGGTGCGCAAGGCCATCGCCCATCTCATCGACCGCGACGCCCTGGTCCGGGACGTCTACCAGTCCACCGCGACCCCGCTGTACTCGATCGTCCCGGCCGGCGTCACCGGTCACAACACCGCCTTCTTCGACCTCTACGGCGGCTCCCCGCAGCCGGAACGTGCGAAGCAGGCACTGCGCGACGCCGGCATCACCGACAAGGTGAAGCTCACCCTCTGGTCCACGCCCAGCCGCTACGGCCCGGCCACCGACCAGGAGTTCAAGACGATCGCCAAGCAGCTCAACGACAGCGGGCTGTTCGACGCGACGGTGAAGTCGGTCAGCTTCGAGCAGTACGAGAAGGACATCGCGGCCGGGAAGTACGGCGTCTACGTGAAGGGCTGGATCCCCGACTACCCCGACGCCGACAACTTCACACAGCCCTTCTTCGGCCAGGGCAACGTCCTCGGAAACTACTACGAGAACACGCAGATCACCGACTCGATCCTCCCCGAGACCGCCGGCCTCGCCGACCGGTCCGCCACCGAGCGGCTGTACGGCAAGCTCCAGGACCTGGTCGCGGCCGAACTGCCGATCCTGCCGCTCTGGCAGGGCAAGCAGTACGCCGTGGCCCACGGCACCGTCACCGGTCTCGAGTGGACCCTGGACGCCTCGACCGTCTTCCGGTTCTGGGAGATCAAGAAGGTCTGA